From Cellulosimicrobium cellulans, the proteins below share one genomic window:
- the folE gene encoding GTP cyclohydrolase I FolE — MGSPAGTDGAQGAITRARSAEDLRAPADVPPYDQERAEAAVRELLLAVGEDPDREGLRETPARVARAYREIFAGLRQEAADVLTTTFDLGHEEMVLVKDIEVYSTCEHHLVPFHGVAHIGYIPNVDGRITGLSKLARLVEVYARRPQVQERLTSQIADALVEHLQPRGAIVVVECEHLCMSMRGVRKPGSRTVTSAVRGQMRDGATRAEAMSLILGR; from the coding sequence ATGGGCAGCCCCGCCGGCACGGACGGAGCTCAGGGCGCGATCACGCGCGCCCGCTCGGCGGAGGACCTGCGCGCCCCCGCGGACGTGCCGCCGTACGACCAGGAGCGTGCCGAGGCCGCCGTCCGCGAGCTGCTGCTCGCGGTGGGGGAGGACCCGGACCGCGAGGGGCTGCGCGAGACGCCGGCCCGCGTGGCGCGCGCCTACCGCGAGATCTTCGCGGGCCTGCGGCAGGAGGCGGCGGACGTCCTCACGACGACCTTCGACCTCGGCCACGAGGAGATGGTGCTCGTCAAGGACATCGAGGTGTACTCGACGTGCGAGCACCACCTGGTGCCGTTCCACGGCGTCGCGCACATCGGCTACATCCCCAACGTCGACGGGCGCATCACCGGCCTGTCGAAGCTCGCGCGCCTCGTCGAGGTCTACGCGCGCCGTCCGCAGGTCCAGGAGCGCCTCACGTCGCAGATCGCCGACGCGCTCGTGGAGCACCTCCAGCCGCGCGGAGCGATCGTCGTCGTCGAGTGCGAGCACCTGTGCATGTCGATGCGCGGCGTGCGCAAGCCGGGGTCGCGCACGGTGACGTCGGCGGTGCGCGGCCAGATGCGCGACGGCGCGACGCGCGCCGAGGCGATGAGCCTCATCCTGGGGCGCTAG
- a CDS encoding zinc-dependent metalloprotease, which yields MTLVEQDGRSGSDPSRGDASIVDWSAAAQIAGRLARPGPQASRDELADLVEGLRTAAEAAVPHVLDVTRMSPAAGGPSTGPTTGLGTVYVVDRARWARANTEIMASLTDGVADALVGERGRVPQATALVGAAQVGSVLAVLSSRVLGQFDPYSGLGGTAPAAATGVVPDGGPAPAATGSPGRLVLVAPNVLQVERALDLKPADFRLWVCLHEQTHALQFAAAPWLADHLRARASALLTELSASSRRLAEARLREKLATVGRAVLHAVRGEDGTFVDGLLTPEEQDRLADVTAVMALLEGHADVAMDAVGPRTVRTVRSIRRKFEARRDGEGRSGFDVVLRRVLGMDAKIAQYRDGAAFVRAVEKEVGRDGFNAVWAAPENLPTAREIADARAWVRRVHG from the coding sequence GTGACACTCGTCGAGCAGGACGGCCGTTCGGGCAGCGACCCGTCACGCGGCGACGCGTCGATCGTCGACTGGTCGGCCGCCGCGCAGATCGCCGGGCGGCTCGCGCGCCCGGGCCCGCAGGCGTCGCGCGACGAGCTCGCCGACCTCGTCGAGGGGCTGCGCACCGCGGCGGAGGCCGCCGTGCCCCACGTGCTCGACGTGACGCGCATGAGTCCCGCCGCGGGCGGTCCGTCGACCGGGCCGACGACCGGACTGGGCACGGTGTACGTGGTGGACCGCGCGCGCTGGGCGCGCGCCAACACCGAGATCATGGCGTCGCTCACCGACGGCGTGGCCGACGCGCTCGTCGGCGAGCGCGGGCGCGTCCCGCAGGCGACGGCGCTCGTCGGGGCCGCCCAGGTCGGGTCCGTCCTCGCGGTCCTCTCCAGCCGCGTCCTGGGGCAGTTCGACCCGTACAGCGGGCTGGGCGGCACCGCGCCTGCGGCCGCGACCGGCGTCGTGCCCGACGGCGGTCCGGCGCCCGCGGCCACCGGCTCGCCCGGGCGGCTCGTGCTGGTGGCGCCGAACGTCCTGCAGGTCGAGCGCGCCCTGGACCTCAAGCCGGCCGACTTCCGCCTCTGGGTCTGCCTGCACGAGCAGACCCACGCGCTCCAGTTCGCCGCCGCGCCGTGGCTCGCGGACCACCTGCGCGCGCGGGCGAGCGCGCTGCTCACCGAGCTCTCCGCGTCGTCGCGCCGGCTCGCCGAGGCGCGGCTGCGCGAGAAGCTCGCCACCGTGGGGCGCGCGGTCCTCCACGCCGTGCGTGGCGAGGACGGGACCTTCGTCGACGGCCTCCTCACGCCCGAGGAGCAGGACCGCCTCGCCGACGTCACGGCCGTCATGGCCCTGCTGGAGGGGCACGCCGACGTGGCGATGGACGCCGTCGGGCCGCGCACCGTGCGCACGGTGCGCAGCATCCGTCGCAAGTTCGAGGCCCGGCGCGACGGCGAGGGGCGCTCCGGGTTCGACGTCGTGCTCCGTCGGGTGCTCGGCATGGACGCCAAGATCGCGCAGTACCGCGACGGCGCGGCGTTCGTGCGCGCGGTCGAGAAGGAGGTCGGGCGCGACGGGTTCAACGCCGTGTGGGCGGCGCCCGAGAACCTGCCGACCGCCCGCGAGATCGCCGACGCGCGCGCCTGGGTGCGCCGCGTCCACGGCTGA
- the vapB gene encoding type II toxin-antitoxin system VapB family antitoxin gives MVRTTVFRSNRTQAVRLPKAVALPDDVREVEVRAVGRSRVITPAGSGWDEWFDHGLRTTAHFLPDRDQGTAEERDAL, from the coding sequence ATGGTTCGCACGACGGTGTTCCGCAGCAACCGGACGCAGGCGGTCCGTCTGCCCAAGGCGGTCGCGCTGCCCGACGACGTCCGGGAGGTGGAGGTCCGGGCCGTCGGCAGGTCCCGAGTGATCACCCCGGCAGGATCCGGGTGGGACGAGTGGTTCGACCACGGTCTCCGCACCACCGCTCACTTCCTCCCCGACCGTGACCAGGGGACCGCCGAGGAGCGCGACGCGCTGTGA
- the ftsH gene encoding ATP-dependent zinc metalloprotease FtsH, which yields MNIKKILSGPIVWIVLGLVILWIAFATLSRPTVQRIDTSQGLELLSGDTVEQALIVDGDQRVRLTLSKDYVVDEGTDTEENKGKNVEFYYVQPQGEAVVDAVVQAEPKDGYNSEVAQPSFWSSLLGLLIPFLIIGVLFWFLLSRMQGGGSRVMGFGKSRAKLVSKDTPQVTFADVAGADEAVEELHEIKEFLAEPDKFQAVGAKIPKGVLLYGPPGTGKTLLARAVAGEAGVPFYSISGSDFVEMFVGVGASRVRDLFTQAKENSPAIIFVDEIDAVGRHRGAGMGGGHDEREQTLNQLLVEMDGFDVKTNVILIAATNRPDILDPALLRPGRFDRQVAVEAPDLKGREAILRVHAQGKPIVPEIDLSAVARRTPGFTGADLANVLNEAALLTARSGAQLIDDRALDEAIDRVVAGPQKRTRVMNVKEQKITAYHEGGHALVAAAMRYTDPVTKVTILPRGRALGYTMVMPTEDKYSTTRNELLDQLAYAMGGRVAEELVFHDPTTGASNDIEKATAIAKKMVTEYGMSERVGAIKLGTGSGEPFMGRDMGHTRDYSESVAGTVDHEVRKLVEAAHDEAWEVLTQYRDVLDALVLELLEKETLNQAELARVFEPVVKRDARDVWLSSEQRSVSQRGPVLTDAEKAVQNGAPVIPQDEAAAANDELPPERIGEVPADSPLDRALGRGEDGLEVSDVREPGQG from the coding sequence ATGAACATCAAGAAGATTCTCAGTGGGCCGATCGTCTGGATCGTCCTGGGCCTCGTGATCCTGTGGATCGCGTTCGCGACGTTGTCGCGCCCGACCGTCCAGCGCATCGACACGTCCCAGGGCCTCGAGCTGCTCTCGGGCGACACGGTCGAGCAGGCCCTCATCGTGGACGGCGACCAGCGCGTACGCCTCACGCTGTCCAAGGACTACGTGGTCGACGAGGGCACGGACACCGAGGAGAACAAGGGCAAGAACGTCGAGTTCTACTACGTCCAGCCCCAGGGCGAGGCCGTGGTCGACGCGGTCGTCCAGGCGGAGCCGAAGGACGGGTACAACTCCGAGGTCGCGCAGCCGTCGTTCTGGTCCTCGCTGCTCGGGCTGCTCATCCCGTTCCTCATCATCGGCGTGCTGTTCTGGTTCCTGCTCTCGCGCATGCAGGGCGGCGGCTCGCGCGTCATGGGCTTCGGCAAGTCGCGCGCCAAGCTCGTCTCCAAGGACACCCCGCAGGTGACGTTCGCCGACGTCGCGGGCGCCGACGAGGCCGTCGAGGAGCTCCACGAGATCAAGGAGTTCCTCGCGGAGCCGGACAAGTTCCAGGCGGTCGGGGCCAAGATCCCCAAGGGCGTGCTGCTCTACGGCCCGCCCGGGACGGGCAAGACGCTGCTCGCGCGCGCCGTCGCCGGGGAGGCCGGCGTGCCGTTCTACTCGATCTCCGGTTCCGACTTCGTCGAGATGTTCGTCGGCGTCGGCGCGAGCCGCGTCCGCGACCTGTTCACCCAGGCCAAGGAGAACTCGCCCGCGATCATCTTCGTCGACGAGATCGACGCCGTCGGCCGCCACCGCGGCGCCGGCATGGGCGGCGGGCACGACGAGCGCGAGCAGACGCTCAACCAGCTCCTCGTCGAGATGGACGGCTTCGACGTCAAGACGAACGTCATCCTCATCGCGGCGACGAACCGCCCCGACATCCTCGACCCGGCGCTCCTGCGTCCGGGCCGCTTCGACCGCCAGGTCGCCGTCGAGGCGCCCGACCTCAAGGGCCGCGAGGCGATCCTGCGCGTGCACGCGCAGGGCAAGCCGATCGTCCCCGAGATCGACCTCTCCGCCGTCGCGCGCCGCACGCCGGGCTTCACGGGGGCCGACCTCGCGAACGTGCTCAACGAGGCCGCGCTCCTCACGGCGCGCAGCGGCGCGCAGCTCATCGACGACCGCGCGCTCGACGAGGCGATCGACCGCGTCGTGGCCGGCCCGCAGAAGCGCACCCGCGTCATGAACGTCAAGGAGCAGAAGATCACGGCGTACCACGAGGGCGGCCACGCCCTCGTCGCCGCGGCGATGCGCTACACGGACCCCGTCACCAAGGTGACGATCCTGCCGCGCGGCCGCGCGCTCGGGTACACGATGGTCATGCCGACCGAGGACAAGTACTCCACGACGCGCAACGAGCTGCTCGACCAGCTCGCGTACGCCATGGGCGGGCGCGTCGCCGAGGAGCTCGTCTTCCACGACCCGACGACGGGCGCCTCGAACGACATCGAGAAGGCCACGGCGATCGCCAAGAAGATGGTCACCGAGTACGGCATGAGCGAGCGCGTCGGCGCGATCAAGCTGGGCACCGGCTCGGGCGAGCCCTTCATGGGTCGCGACATGGGCCACACGCGCGACTACTCCGAGTCCGTCGCGGGCACCGTCGACCACGAGGTGCGCAAGCTCGTCGAGGCCGCGCACGACGAGGCGTGGGAGGTGCTCACGCAGTACCGCGACGTGCTCGACGCGCTCGTCCTCGAGCTCCTGGAGAAGGAGACGCTCAACCAGGCGGAGCTCGCTCGGGTCTTCGAGCCCGTCGTCAAGCGCGACGCGCGCGACGTGTGGCTCTCGAGCGAGCAGCGCTCCGTGTCGCAGCGTGGACCCGTCCTCACGGACGCCGAGAAGGCGGTGCAGAACGGCGCCCCGGTGATCCCGCAGGACGAGGCCGCCGCCGCGAACGACGAGCTGCCGCCCGAGCGCATCGGTGAGGTCCCCGCAGACAGCCCGCTCGACCGGGCGCTCGGTCGCGGCGAGGACGGCCTCGAGGTCAGCGACGTGCGCGAGCCGGGGCAGGGCTGA
- the tilS gene encoding tRNA lysidine(34) synthetase TilS, producing the protein MGGPAPVVAAVRRGVRGALEDLDPGSLVLVACSGGADSTALAAATAFVAPRLGLRAGAVVVDHGLQAGSAGVAADAAERCRGLGLDPVEVRRVVVPASGDGPEASARTARYAALDAVAVEHGAAAVLLGHTLDDQAETVLLGLARGAGARSLAGMAPRRGFHRRPFLALRRADTEAVCRTLGLAWWDDPTNGPAPSGDAPGPPGAAALPLRSQVRARVVPALVDVLGPGAVPALARTADLLRDDADLLDALAADTLATALVESSDDGGRGPVGGPAASGAESVVLDAEVLASVHPALRRRALRAAALRAGCPASDLFAVHVDALDALVTAWRGQGPVHLPGDLRAARACGRLSLGRETTPRRSIPPQALSTLTTLTTPRPQE; encoded by the coding sequence GTGGGCGGGCCGGCACCCGTCGTCGCCGCCGTCCGCCGGGGCGTGCGCGGCGCGCTCGAGGACCTGGACCCCGGGTCCCTCGTGCTCGTGGCGTGCTCGGGTGGCGCCGACTCGACGGCGCTCGCGGCCGCCACGGCGTTCGTCGCGCCCCGGCTCGGGCTGCGCGCGGGCGCCGTCGTCGTGGACCACGGTCTCCAGGCGGGCAGCGCGGGCGTCGCGGCGGACGCCGCGGAGCGCTGCCGCGGGCTGGGGCTCGACCCGGTCGAGGTGCGTCGCGTCGTCGTGCCGGCGTCGGGCGACGGCCCGGAGGCTTCGGCGCGCACGGCCCGGTACGCCGCGCTGGACGCGGTGGCGGTCGAGCACGGTGCGGCCGCGGTGCTCCTGGGGCACACGCTCGACGACCAGGCGGAGACGGTGCTGCTCGGGCTCGCCCGCGGGGCCGGTGCCCGCTCGCTCGCCGGGATGGCGCCCCGTCGCGGCTTCCACCGGCGCCCGTTCCTCGCGCTGCGGCGCGCGGACACCGAGGCCGTGTGCCGGACGCTCGGGCTCGCGTGGTGGGACGACCCCACGAACGGACCGGCGCCGTCGGGTGACGCCCCGGGGCCGCCCGGCGCTGCGGCGCTGCCCCTGCGCTCGCAGGTGCGCGCGCGCGTCGTGCCCGCGCTCGTCGACGTGCTCGGGCCCGGGGCGGTGCCGGCGCTCGCGCGGACCGCGGACCTGCTCCGCGACGACGCCGACCTGCTCGACGCGCTCGCCGCGGACACCCTCGCGACGGCCCTCGTGGAGTCCTCGGACGACGGCGGGCGTGGCCCGGTCGGCGGGCCCGCGGCGTCGGGTGCCGAGAGCGTGGTGCTCGACGCCGAGGTGCTCGCGTCCGTGCACCCGGCCCTGCGCCGTCGTGCCCTGCGGGCCGCGGCGCTGCGCGCGGGCTGCCCCGCGAGCGACCTGTTCGCCGTCCACGTCGACGCGCTCGACGCGCTCGTCACGGCGTGGCGGGGCCAGGGGCCCGTGCACCTGCCCGGCGACCTGAGGGCCGCGCGCGCGTGTGGCAGGCTTTCCCTGGGCCGCGAGACGACGCCCCGGCGAAGCATCCCCCCGCAGGCTCTCAGCACCCTCACCACCCTCACCACCCCCAGACCTCAGGAGTGA
- the folK gene encoding 2-amino-4-hydroxy-6-hydroxymethyldihydropteridine diphosphokinase, whose product MTTAFAGAVLDADGRPFDRIRLTGLSATGHHGVFDHEKVEGQLFRADVVLHLDTRAAASGDDLAQTVSYAGVAEDVVAVLAGSPADLVETVAERIAATILTHDEVVAVDVAVHKPQAPITVPFEDVEVVIRRDRVVVPVVGPLARRSEQHGLRDAPPVAPIPVGSVAPALIHGVGDSPVPEERVELAPAPDVMPPSIPPGTTAVTADALPPVDENLHEPAYETAHEAVGAGPLLDDASDATREAPVVAEPTAPVHGDPVSATPVVPALEEPTSAAPPAEEPSPAPYDALLEAATPAAPEAPAPEAPAPEALPGASAAPEPTPAEPLAPGHPGAGPAAGAAAAPLAARDPEPGPAPETVPHDEPVPFAGPTESSVDAPAPVTAPSHDAGVPAAPSGEPAARSAEDEATPTPPAEHDRMDDVPAGFVEVVLALGANLGDAQQTLRDAITDLDRISGLEITEVSPLARTAAVGGPDQPDFLNTVLLARTRLSARDLLHACQSVEHAHGRVRDERWGPRTLDVDLIVYGTLTAVADDLELPHPRAHERAFVLEPWSQIDPDAVLPGLGGGPVAALAATAPDRGGIRWLALDWLTDAAPEPTGAVPVAAEGSDAAPAPAPAPAEHVVVDDPYRQPPTDAAPGPHDAPSTSGPTPVGAQVVRDDVPAPVAPQHPPVPQQAPHPTLPQRPPVPQQPSPAQPVPPQGLPASGAELPVAPPQAAIPPQAVVTPQASPAEPGLARPVFAPVSEGPAPASEGSPSVVPDGAFGVHDGAGLPSVAPFPGPSHRPSVLPDPEPPAQDVVEPAEHGAPAFPAFAPVHPAERPVAAPPVGAPPVPAPTVGRPHAQAPADPATAIEDGIIRSVPFAPVAGPAQAASQPSALPSTQASAPGPLADASLHPTTDPWPPFGPVSGGAHDAQR is encoded by the coding sequence GTGACCACAGCGTTCGCAGGAGCGGTCCTCGACGCGGACGGACGGCCGTTCGACCGGATCCGGCTCACGGGCCTGAGCGCCACGGGGCACCACGGCGTCTTCGACCACGAGAAGGTGGAGGGCCAGCTCTTCCGCGCCGACGTCGTGCTCCACCTGGACACGCGCGCCGCGGCGAGCGGGGACGACCTGGCCCAGACCGTCAGCTACGCGGGCGTCGCCGAGGACGTCGTGGCCGTGCTCGCGGGCTCGCCCGCCGACCTCGTCGAGACGGTGGCCGAGCGCATCGCCGCGACGATCCTCACCCACGACGAGGTCGTCGCGGTCGACGTCGCCGTGCACAAGCCCCAGGCGCCGATCACCGTCCCGTTCGAGGACGTCGAGGTCGTCATCCGCCGCGACCGCGTCGTCGTGCCGGTCGTCGGGCCGCTCGCCCGGCGGTCCGAGCAGCACGGCCTGCGGGACGCGCCGCCCGTCGCGCCGATCCCCGTGGGCTCGGTCGCCCCGGCGCTCATCCACGGCGTCGGGGACTCCCCGGTCCCCGAGGAGCGCGTGGAGCTGGCCCCCGCGCCCGACGTCATGCCGCCGAGCATCCCCCCGGGCACGACGGCCGTCACCGCCGACGCCCTGCCGCCCGTGGACGAGAACCTGCACGAGCCTGCGTACGAGACCGCGCACGAGGCGGTGGGCGCCGGCCCGCTCCTCGACGACGCGTCCGACGCGACCCGCGAGGCTCCCGTGGTGGCCGAGCCGACCGCGCCGGTCCACGGCGATCCGGTGTCCGCCACGCCCGTCGTGCCCGCCCTCGAGGAGCCGACCTCCGCCGCCCCGCCCGCCGAGGAGCCGAGCCCGGCGCCGTACGACGCGCTGCTCGAGGCAGCGACGCCCGCGGCTCCGGAGGCGCCCGCACCGGAGGCGCCCGCACCGGAGGCGCTGCCGGGCGCGTCCGCCGCACCGGAGCCGACCCCGGCCGAGCCTCTCGCACCCGGGCACCCGGGCGCCGGCCCTGCCGCCGGTGCCGCGGCCGCGCCTCTGGCGGCGCGGGACCCGGAGCCCGGCCCTGCGCCGGAAACGGTGCCGCACGACGAGCCCGTGCCGTTCGCCGGGCCGACCGAGTCGTCCGTCGACGCCCCCGCGCCGGTCACGGCGCCGTCGCACGACGCCGGCGTCCCGGCCGCCCCGTCCGGGGAGCCTGCTGCACGGAGTGCCGAGGACGAGGCGACTCCCACGCCGCCGGCCGAGCACGACCGCATGGACGACGTGCCCGCCGGGTTCGTCGAGGTGGTGCTCGCTCTCGGCGCGAACCTCGGCGACGCCCAGCAGACGCTGCGCGACGCGATCACCGACCTCGACCGGATCTCCGGGCTCGAGATCACCGAGGTCTCGCCCCTCGCGCGGACGGCCGCGGTGGGCGGCCCCGACCAGCCCGACTTCCTCAACACGGTCCTGCTCGCGCGCACGCGTCTCTCGGCCCGCGACCTGCTGCACGCGTGCCAGTCCGTCGAGCACGCGCACGGCCGGGTGCGCGACGAGCGCTGGGGGCCGCGCACGCTCGACGTGGACCTCATCGTGTACGGCACGCTCACGGCCGTCGCCGACGACCTGGAGCTGCCGCACCCGCGCGCCCACGAGCGGGCGTTCGTGCTCGAGCCGTGGTCGCAGATCGACCCGGACGCCGTGCTGCCCGGCCTCGGCGGGGGGCCGGTCGCCGCGCTCGCGGCGACCGCACCCGACCGGGGCGGGATCCGGTGGCTCGCGCTCGACTGGCTGACCGACGCCGCGCCCGAGCCCACGGGCGCGGTCCCGGTCGCGGCCGAGGGCTCCGACGCGGCCCCCGCTCCCGCCCCCGCACCGGCAGAGCACGTGGTCGTCGACGACCCGTACCGGCAGCCGCCGACGGACGCAGCACCCGGGCCGCACGACGCACCGTCGACGTCGGGGCCGACTCCCGTCGGTGCGCAGGTGGTCCGGGACGACGTCCCCGCGCCGGTCGCGCCCCAGCATCCGCCCGTCCCGCAGCAGGCACCGCACCCGACGCTGCCCCAGCGACCCCCGGTCCCGCAGCAGCCGTCGCCCGCGCAGCCGGTCCCGCCCCAGGGCCTCCCGGCCTCCGGCGCGGAGCTCCCCGTCGCCCCGCCCCAGGCGGCGATCCCGCCGCAGGCGGTCGTGACTCCGCAGGCGTCCCCGGCGGAGCCCGGCCTGGCCCGGCCCGTCTTCGCCCCGGTGTCCGAGGGCCCGGCGCCCGCGTCCGAGGGGTCGCCCAGCGTCGTCCCGGACGGCGCGTTCGGGGTGCACGACGGCGCTGGTCTGCCGAGCGTCGCGCCCTTCCCCGGCCCCTCGCACCGCCCGTCGGTGCTGCCCGACCCGGAGCCGCCGGCGCAGGACGTCGTGGAGCCCGCGGAGCACGGCGCCCCGGCGTTCCCCGCCTTCGCACCGGTCCACCCGGCAGAGCGGCCGGTCGCGGCACCGCCGGTCGGCGCCCCGCCCGTCCCCGCGCCGACGGTCGGCAGGCCGCACGCGCAGGCACCCGCCGACCCGGCGACCGCGATCGAGGACGGCATCATCCGGTCGGTGCCGTTCGCCCCGGTGGCGGGGCCGGCGCAGGCAGCGTCCCAGCCCTCGGCCCTCCCGTCCACGCAGGCGTCGGCACCGGGGCCGCTCGCTGACGCCTCGCTGCACCCGACGACCGACCCGTGGCCTCCCTTCGGGCCGGTCTCGGGCGGCGCGCACGACGCCCAGCGCTGA
- a CDS encoding type II toxin-antitoxin system VapC family toxin, translating to MSTLYLLDTNVLVALLRGNGSSARPRLREAEGRVAVSTVSEMELEYGIERSSDPHRNRQAVDELLSLVDVLPFDGLAAMHAGRVRALLAARGTPIGPYDALLAGHARSLGLVMVTNNVREFSRVPGLEVEDWLTGASDEP from the coding sequence GTGAGCACGCTCTACCTCCTGGACACCAACGTCCTCGTGGCGCTGCTCCGCGGGAACGGCTCGTCGGCGCGCCCCAGGCTGCGGGAGGCGGAGGGGCGCGTCGCGGTCTCGACGGTGAGCGAGATGGAGCTCGAGTACGGCATCGAGAGGTCTAGCGACCCGCATCGCAACCGTCAGGCCGTCGACGAGCTGCTGTCTCTCGTGGACGTGCTCCCCTTCGACGGTCTCGCGGCGATGCACGCCGGACGCGTCCGCGCCCTCCTCGCCGCCCGCGGCACGCCCATCGGGCCCTACGACGCCCTCCTCGCCGGGCACGCCCGGTCGCTCGGTCTCGTCATGGTGACGAACAACGTCCGCGAGTTCTCCCGCGTCCCCGGTCTCGAGGTCGAGGACTGGCTCACGGGAGCATCAGACGAACCGTGA
- the folP gene encoding dihydropteroate synthase: protein MGVVNVTPDSFSDGGEWYEPAAAVAHGRELLGEGADVLDVGGESTRPGAGRVPVEAELARVLPVISALAAEGAVVSVDTTRAVVAERAVAAGARIVNDVSGGLADPAMADVVARTGVAYVCMHWRGHADVMDDLEDYDDVVTDVRDELAARVETLMAAGVRRDQVVLDPGLGFSKAGSSNWPLLARLGELEELGLPVLVGASRKRFLGHLLARSDGQPVPPLLRDDATAAITTLAAAAGAWCVRVHAVRASADAVRVAAAWSRAGAAGSGRQDGSVGTTDRPRTGSDSTARPTT, encoded by the coding sequence ATGGGCGTCGTCAACGTCACGCCGGACTCGTTCTCCGACGGCGGCGAGTGGTACGAGCCCGCCGCTGCGGTCGCGCACGGGCGCGAGCTGCTGGGCGAGGGCGCGGACGTCCTCGACGTTGGCGGCGAGTCGACCCGGCCCGGCGCGGGCCGCGTCCCGGTCGAGGCGGAGCTCGCCCGTGTGCTGCCCGTGATCTCCGCGCTCGCCGCGGAGGGCGCGGTCGTCAGCGTCGACACGACGCGCGCCGTGGTCGCCGAGCGGGCGGTCGCGGCGGGCGCCCGGATCGTCAACGACGTCTCGGGCGGGCTCGCGGACCCGGCGATGGCCGACGTCGTCGCGCGCACCGGGGTCGCGTACGTGTGCATGCACTGGCGCGGTCACGCCGACGTCATGGACGACCTCGAGGACTACGACGACGTCGTCACGGACGTGCGCGACGAGCTCGCGGCACGCGTCGAGACGCTCATGGCGGCCGGGGTGCGGCGCGACCAGGTCGTCCTCGACCCGGGCCTCGGGTTCTCGAAGGCCGGGTCGTCCAACTGGCCCCTGCTCGCCCGGCTCGGCGAGCTCGAGGAGCTGGGACTGCCGGTGCTCGTCGGCGCGTCCCGCAAGCGGTTCCTGGGGCACCTCCTCGCGCGGTCCGACGGGCAGCCCGTGCCGCCCCTGCTGCGCGACGACGCGACCGCCGCGATCACGACGCTGGCCGCCGCCGCGGGCGCGTGGTGCGTGCGGGTCCACGCCGTCCGCGCGTCGGCCGACGCCGTGCGGGTCGCCGCCGCCTGGTCCCGTGCCGGAGCGGCGGGGTCGGGCCGGCAGGACGGGAGCGTGGGCACGACCGACCGACCGAGGACCGGAAGCGACTCGACGGCGCGGCCCACGACCTAG
- the hpt gene encoding hypoxanthine phosphoribosyltransferase, whose amino-acid sequence MEASDVAGDLENILLTEEQLGARLDEIAAQIDRDYAGKDLLLVGVLKGAVMVMADLARRLHSHVEMDWMAVSSYGSGTKSSGVVRILKDLDADLTGRNVLIVEDIIDSGLTLSWLLSNLRSRGPASVEIAAMLRKPDAAKTDVDVRYVGFDIPNEFVVGYGLDYAEKYRNLPFVGTLAPHVYSS is encoded by the coding sequence GTGGAAGCATCGGACGTCGCAGGCGACCTCGAGAACATCCTGCTCACCGAGGAGCAGCTCGGAGCGCGGCTCGACGAGATCGCGGCGCAGATCGACCGCGACTACGCGGGCAAGGACCTCCTGCTCGTCGGCGTCCTCAAGGGCGCCGTCATGGTCATGGCGGACCTCGCGCGGCGCCTGCACAGCCATGTCGAGATGGACTGGATGGCCGTCTCGTCGTACGGGTCGGGCACCAAGTCCTCGGGCGTCGTGCGCATCCTCAAGGACCTCGACGCGGACCTCACGGGCCGCAACGTGCTGATCGTCGAGGACATCATCGACTCGGGCCTCACGCTCTCGTGGCTCCTGTCGAACCTGCGCTCGCGCGGGCCGGCGTCGGTCGAGATCGCGGCGATGCTGCGCAAGCCCGACGCCGCGAAGACCGACGTCGACGTCCGGTACGTCGGGTTCGACATCCCGAACGAGTTCGTCGTCGGCTACGGCCTCGACTACGCGGAGAAGTACCGCAACCTGCCGTTCGTCGGGACGCTCGCGCCGCACGTGTACTCGAGCTGA